gattgCTGAGGGAATAAGACCGTGAACCAACTCAAGGACTCTGGCATCACCACCATTACTCTTCATTAAGGCATGGCGGCTACTCTACAAGATTGCTGAGTTGCGGCAATCATTTCGTTTCGTTTGCCATGATCACAAGGGGTCAAGCGCATATAGAGACGGAAGCCAGACCGATCATGTAATCACCCGTCTCTTGGCTTATACTGCACGACGACTACCAAACGCACGGCAGCGTCACACAAAGATGCACTTGATCGCCAATTATTCTATAGGAAAACTTCAGCCAGTGCTCGGGCTCGGCCGAACCGAACATCATGTGAGACGCGCTTGTCCCCACGAATCATGTTCCGCGCACGACCGCGCGCGTCCAATCTCGTGCCGCTGTCGTTAGTTGTCAGAGCGCGTGCGATGACTGAGAAtaaggttagggttagggtttaagATTGGGGTCAGGCTCCATTGCTCGACGGGTCTAGAGGGAGGTTCGGGAGTGACAGCCAGCGAGGCGAGGGTGGTGGGCGAGGGGCAGCTGAGGTCGGGAGGCACGTGCTCTGGAGGATCACCGATGGGCGGCGGGGGCAGCAAAGCAATACCCTGATAATGCCGGGTTAGCGTGGCGGATCCGGCGGTGGGGAGCTGCTAGAGACGGTGAAGGAGGGCGGAGTAGGGGCGAGTATGCTGAGATGGGGTCGTCGAAGGCGAGGAAGAAAGAGGGAGGCGGAAGTGGGCGTCCTGTTGTTTAGCTGTCAAGGCAGGGGCGCTCGTTCGCTTGCTCACGCGTGAGCGCGAATTAGAACCTTTTGCTTGTCCCCATTGCTTGGACTGGACCTGTGGTGGTAGTAGAAAATGCCTTGGTAGTCTCGCAGTCGCAGCGACGTGCAGTGCATGACGATAAGGTGGAGGACTCGACGCAGGTCAAGCATTGCTGCTGCTGTATAGTCTCATACtctgtttgtttgggtttctgtttttagctttttctgaaaagttatattttttcttatcttaaAAGCTACTTTTGAAAATAAGTGGTtgacttctacaataaatttttagcttcttagcATATAGTTTCTCAGAAAAATatctctcagcgagcttctcagttttaattcatttttcttataaaCACACTTCTGACTTTTTATAAACTTATTTGTTCTGTCTTCTGATAGCaacagataaaaaaataaaaacaggaAACAAACATAATCTCAGTCTCAATTACAGCTCAGCTCCAGAGCAGACGGGAGCTTGGGTTTGTGTTTCGTTGCCACCTGAGGCTGAAGTGCATTTTTCGCGACGACGTGAGGTGGAGGATAGAGTTTTTTATGGCTTCACTCCTGACACCTCGCCATATTTCATTTTATCCGAGTTGCAGCACTCATTTCATGGTCAGGAGATTTAGTTCTTCCAGACATTCAACACACAAAATCGGTGAAAAACGTTAGCGTTACAGAAATTTCCTTCCGTTCGACGTTTGCTTTGGGAAACTTCCTGCAGATTTACATGTTTCAAGCAGAAAATGTCTGGATAAAATGGTTCCGTGTCTTCACGAGAGAACCAGTTTGACCAGCTGCCGCAATTTTGATGCATAATTCAGATCCCATGGAGGAGGCACAGACCTTCCAATTATGTGATGCTGTTCTGGACAATATCCAATTCTCCCAGTGTCAAGCAGGAAAGGTACAACAAACACACATGGACAAGCACGATCCGGATCTGGAAGGCGGACCTACTCACAAGTAGGTAAAGAGCCCAGCAGCTACATCAGGATGGTTTCTAATTTCATGacatctctctcttctttttttccggCATCAATCGTACATACGAAATGTGAGTTTACATCCTACGACAAATCACACATGAACTTCAAAACTTTGGTACAAAAGAATGGTGGGGCCTTGAAGAACTACGCAATTTTTACAGGCCAAGAAAACTATATCTACACCTCCAAGAGGAGGAGGTTCTTTTCACATAGAGCCTGTGGATCATGCCGTGCAGTCACGACAAATACAGGAAGGCACAACTGCACAATGCATCCTTCTGAATCTCATCCAAGAGCTGCTACCATAACATCCCTTCCAGCCCTTCCATGGTCACTGTTTAACATCTATCTTGCTGATTACAGTTTACTCGATCTGCTCGCCTATGAGGTCAAGGCCTACTAACAAGAAGGAAATGCCCTGGAACAGGAGGAAGTAGAAGTGGATACCCTGTTTCGAGAGCAAACTTCGAGCTGCCGCCGTTAGGAGGAGCATCGAGAGCGCAAGCTCCTTCTTGTATATCCGGTTGTGCTTCTTCGCATCCTTTTTAGGAGCCAATTGCTCCTTTGCCACTGCGTCAAGGTTAGGCGCTGAGCTGTTTTTTTGGTGTTTTAGCCCCTTAGGCGCCAAAGAAATGAGATCACCTTCTGAAGAACGGCCCGATTTCTTGGTCACCACCCACTCATATGCACTTCCAAGCTGGAACAGACCAGAGATCATGGCATTGAACTTTGTCACGGACATGGTGTTCTCAAAGAGTAGGTATGGGATGATGAAAGGGAATGACTTCGGAGAAGGGAGGATGTTCAGTAATGACATAAGGGCAGGAATGTAGCACACCACCCAGTCAGGAAGCTCAGCTTCAGGCACGAACATTGTCATTGGGAGGATGATGCAGAAGAGTGTGAAGGAGTAGAAAGGTAATATGAGCTTCCTTAGtaggaaaaaaaggaagatcAAATTGGCTTTCTTCCAAAATGCAATCTGCAGCAAAGTGAAACAAAGTAAATAAACAATAAAATTGGGAGATTATTGTCATTTGCGCTAGAATTAAGCTTTAACACGCTagttctttcatataaaatcacATTCTGGAGGGTAAAATATATAATGGACGACAATGACAAAGATAGCCTAGGAGTAAGTTAAGAGAGTAGCATATTTAAATTGTAGCATGGCAAACAGATAGCATATTAGTCTAGAAGTAGACCATGAAAAATAGAGCTACAGTTTTATATTGCAGTGTGTGGAAGGCAAATGGTGACAAAGCATCTTAAAAGTGTATCAAACTAAGCAGCACTGAGAAAAGGCAAATAATGCACAGAATAGATCAGGACATTCAGATCAAAAGCATCATAAAACATCTAGCTTTTCATATTTTCATTAGCATGTTTACATCATGGGAGCACACTCAGCAAGGACAGATGTATCCCCTAaccaaaaaaatgaaaacattCTGAGGATACATTTTGTTAGCTTAATGCAGTCTTTCTAAGTATTGTGTAACCGGAAAGGATATGCATAGCACTATTTGGAGTTGACAGTTACATAGAGTTGTTAAAGTAAATATGCCTCAGCAAGAATTTAAGCTGTATACCAAAGCGATAAAATTTAAACCCTGTTTGAAGGGACAGATATATTTCTTTTTCACCATTACTGTTAAATATATTGTTAAAATTAGTTACTGGTAGCATAAACGATTACATCAAAGCAACAAAACTTAAACCTTGTCTGTGGTGACAGTTATATTTCTTTGAATCATTGCTGTTACAGATATCATTAAAAAATGGCTACTAACAGAATAGGTTGGTTATTCAGTTGTGGCTAAAAGATAAGGTACAATCATAAAGAGCATCACAATACCTTGCATTTGATGATGTCCGGCAAACAGAGCCTGAATAACTGCATTGGACCAGAATGCCACCGATGCTGCTGCTTCCTGTAAGCCTCATATGACTCAGGCAATTCGCACTGGCACTGTCCACAATAtgaccccaaaaaaaaaaattcagctcaatTGAGATGTTAAACAAACATGACCATACAAGCAATTTAGGAGAATTTTTTCATATCCAACAGACTAATACCTCAACATCATTCAGGAAGACAAACTTCCAGCCCTTGAGGTGTGCCCTAACAGCAATGTCCATATCCTCCACTGTTGTCCGTTCCATCCATCCACCTGAGTCCTCCAATGTTTTGATCCTCCACACCCCAGCAGTGCCATTGAACCCAAAGAAGTTTATGAACACCCCATTCACCTGCTGTTCCACCTCAAAGTGGAAGCAAAGATTAATATTCTGCAAACGAGTCAACAGGTTCTCACCCTCATTTACAAAGGACCATCTTGCTTGCACTAGCCCCAATTCATCATTATCCTGCAACAGTCCAATGGACGAATCAGCATTAGAATCCTAAACAGAAGATGAAAAATAACTGAAAGTACTAAATTCCCCTCAATTCACCTTGAAATGTGGGACGGTGCGCTTCAAAAAGTCTGGATTTGGTTGGAAGTCTGCGTCAAAGATGGCAACAAATTCGTAATCCTTCACATAGCTGCAGCTCATGGCAGACTTGAGGTTTCCAGCCTTGTAACCATCCCTCAACACACGGTGCCGGTACACAATCCGGGCACCATGCTGCTGCCACTTGGCCACCTCCTCTCTAATCAGTGACTGCGTCATCGGGTCGTCGGAGTCATCCAACACCTGAACCAAGAAGTTAGACTTCGGCCAGTCGAGGTTGCACACGGCCGCAATTGATTGCTGATACACCTGAACGAATCCAACAGAAAATAATTGGTCAAAATCTTGCACGTTAGGTGATAAGAATTGCATCTTCACAGCGACAAAGACAACACCAACCTCCTTCTCGTTGCACATTGGTATCTGGACAAGTACCATGGGGTAGTACCCGGCGTCAGGGTCCTCCGCGTCGGGCAATGCAAGGGACTTGGGCTTGGGCTTGATGCGCTTCAGGTGGATATAGAAGCAGCCCAGGCATTGGATGAGGCGGTCGGCGCTCTGGATGAGGAAGAGCACGACGCAAGTGTCAGTGAGGAACTGTAGCCCCGGGGCGACGTAGGTGGCGCGGAAGCGCAACCAAGAGGCGTAGAGCGACTCCAGGCCGATGACGGGGAGGGCGAGGGCGGATGCAGCGAGGTTCCAGCCGTTGAAGTAGGCGGCGAGCTCGACCGCAAGGAGGAGCACGGAGACGACTAGGAAGGCCTTAATGAAGGCAAAGAACCGGGAGCGCAACACGGGGCTCTCGCCGGTCGCGGTTACCACGCCCGCCTCGGCATCTGTCCTCCCTGCAGCCACCCTGCGCCTGGCGGCGCCGCCGAGCGCGACGGCTGTCGAGGCCAGCGACGCGAGGCATCCGGCGGCGCGGTGCGCCTTGAGCAGCAGCACCCACCTGATCTGCTTCGCGTTCTTGGTGCGGCCCCccttgcggcggccgccggcggCCAAGAggtcctcgtcgtcgtcctccagCGAGGAGATCTCGGAGATGGACCAGTTGGGGTTCTCCATCTTGACCACCACCGGCGTGCCCCGGTAGGCCTCACCGCCGGCCTTGCCGCCCCACAAGCCGCTCCACGGCGCCATCAATGGCCAGTCCAAGaagccgccgcctccaccggcCAAGGCCACACCTTTCGTTCTCACCCTCCCAAAATAGCCACTCACTCCACCACACACTATTCCCGGGGCTCCCCTTCTTTTAGCGCCCCAGCTCCACTCCAATGCGAATCTCTTTCACAAGAAAGCCTCACAAACTCCCCAATGCTACTCTGCAGCTGAGGGCGAGCTTATGAAGAGGAGAGAAGGGGAACTGAGCCTGAGCTGAGGGAAGGGGGACGGAATGGGAAACAGCTCAACACGTCTAGagagagagtgtgagagagatcGGCCGGAAGAGGAAGCAATATTTTACGCCGATGCTTTCTTGCATTTCCGCATGTCTGTGTTTTCTTTGCAGTAGTTTTGGTTGAGTATTCTGACAATCTGACCTTGGTTTGGTAATAAGGTTTTTATTTGGGAGTTAGGGCACGTTTGGATTATACCCGGACTAGCCACATCAATATTCGCTGGCTCACTCAAGAATTGAACGATTTTGCCGCCGTCGTCTCTGCACTGTAAACATGAACACGTGTCTCAACACCGGCCTAAGCAAGCTAATATTTTGCCGCTCAACCAAATAGTCGGTCATGCCGTGGATCAAAGCCCATATTTTAACGGGATGGCTGCGAGCATCAAACCAAACTAGCCCTTAGTTATGCGGTTTCTTTGGTTTAAACATGGGAGGTAAAGGGCAAAACAGGgaacatcgtgataacttgtcagagttttttctctctttttcaggTGGCGACTCTTGTCTTGCAACCTTGTGCCCGTTTGAAGCACACCCTTTCTTCtagttttttattatttctGACAAAATTTATGTGAAGCTACTCGGCTTGAAACAACTCTATATCACCACGATATTCCTACTCCATATGTAGTAGTATGTAACAGTTTCGTTCATGTTCTTCGTCCGTTCATTTTTGGTTTAGATATTCCCATTTCAGTTTTTGTATGTTACTTGCTGTCTTTGTTCTCCTCACCCTTTTTTCTTTCGGGTATTGTGGGCAAGCTGGGCCCGCCTCCCATCTTTAGCACAAGAGGAATAGTAGTTTCTGTCGTATGTGCACAAACCACCCTTAGGGTCCTACAATTGTAAAATGCAGTCCTACATATGGAACGTAGACCCTCCCCCATGATCACATGGCAAGTTTCATATACTCCATTAGGAACTGTCAAAAGACGATGCGGAAAATCTTGCAGGATATGCATTTGTCCAAAAATGTGTGCTTCAGAATCTGAAATGTCAAATTGCctttcatttatattctctaTTGACTAATGCTAAATTCCAGCAGTACTCGTGCTAAAAATAACGATGACTCGCGAAGATTTTGATAAGCTGTGAACATGCATCGGCTATTCAGTCTTTGGCGTACTTGGTTTGCTTAAAATAAAAGGCGTTTGGTACGAACTACAGTAGTTATCTGCTGTTTCGAGGTCCTCCCTGCAAAAGCGACCGAACGAGGCGTAACTCTGGACCCTGTCGCCCGTGAATAACCCCCACCAACGGCTGAGATCAGCACCGACGCGTTCCTTTCAAAATGGGCCGTCCGATCCCCCACGGCTTTTCCTCGGCGCAGCGTAACTCCCAGCCTGGCAAGGAAAGCGAGAGCGACGCGGAAGGCAGGAAAAGGGTAGAAGCGGAGAGGTCTGAGGCGGGCCCCGCGACGGAGGCACAGAGACGCGGGCCCCTGGCCCCACTGGAGCCAGGCACGGTCTGTGGTCCCACGCGCGCGGCTGCGGCGGGGCACGTCACCGAAGAATACCAAAATTCTAGTAATGTATGCGGATATATACTCTCTCATATGGTAAATGTAGATCATTTTAGgtttatatataaaaattaaaaaaatagatcaaatgattatattgtcatttatttattctgtattgaaaaagacaactcattcatttgtgagagtgataatatttattaaattagaGTAAGACgggaataaaagaaaaaaaatgcatagaagttcgagaatgatttatatttagagataATTGAGGGGTTAaaatgacctacatttgcaacagGAAAAGTAGCttattaatattatttatttatgttcagatttatattaaaataatagataaaaaTTATAGGATAGATAAGagaattaataaatagttaaatattagatataagagattaatgatgaagatgtaccatCGTTTTAAGGACATGCAAAAGTATACTGTAGCTATACAAGGACATGTGAAATTACATTTCTCGTCAGAAATCATCCGTCCTGCCGCTAGTTAATCGCCGCTATTCAATTCCGCTGCTGCTTCATCGGCCCAGGCCGCTTTCCCCTGCCTGCTTTGCTCCAGCTCACCCCCACCCGACCGCCGCCGTACATGCGATCGACACGGTCGCGTGCAGAAGGCTGGGAGCTGGCGAGCTTGCGTGCGCGGTTCGGTTCGTGCCAGTCCAGTGCCGCGCGCGCGCCGTCGATGAGCTAGGCGACCAGCTGCGGCTCCGCGTCTGCGCGTGACGACGGTGAAAGATTGGGTAAAAtctaaaatagataacatactgTACTGTATTTATtaagataaataatatatttatatatttataaatttaatatatatatttgatactCAAACATCGAAAACCTGATTTCGAAATATGAGATATCGAAAATGGATAGATCCAATCGTTTTTAGCACTGAGATATCAGATACGGTATTTGTGTACAGTATTTAGCACatcagataaaaaataatatgtattacGGTACACAGTGTCGTATTCGACATCTTAACTCCAAATTATTCATAAAAACAATTAAATTATGTATATTTCTATATATACAATGAAATAGTACACCGTTATCATTTTACCTCTAGCTTCGCCACATCATACACACGAGAGGCCACGCGACCGAGTAACACATCAATGCTGATGCTGTTGGTGCGTAGTGCCAGGAGAGGGAGACCATACGCTGGTTCGTATGTATACGTGCGTAGCAGCTGTGGTTGCAGGGTCCAGTGTTACAACATACGCATCAATGCTGCAGCAACAACCAGAGACGGAAACATGTACTCACGCTCGCTCTTAACAAGGGTAAGTACACATGCACGGTCCTACACACGGCCAGTTAATCAACGTGCCATCTTAGCATGCAGTAATTATGATCTGTTTGGTTCATAGCAACATATTACCATACTTTGTCGCGTCTTAGGCAGGTTTGATCATTTTATATAGCTGTTTTGTTTGCAGCTACAGTTATGACAAAATTCCTTTTTTATTGTTGTAACCCTATGTATCAGAGACTAAAAAAGTATAGTAAGATTCTGCTATTTAACCTAAGGtgtggtgaatttttttttttgtcaattgtAGCATCTTAGCCAAAAATATTTGGTAAGCTTAACTATTTTTAGGCTGTAAACCAAATAGGCCCTTACGCACACGCCACAGCTAGCTGTTTTTTTATAAGACGCTTCTCCAACTTACGCGGTCTTCTGGGAGGCCAACGGGTACGGGATGGGGGCTCAAACCCTCGTCGGTTTGACCTCTCCCTTAAAGTCTTACCATCGGGCTCCATGCCCGTTCGCCGCCACAGCTAGCTGTCGGTCAATCTACCATCCTCAATGCCGTATGTGTGGCACTAGCAC
The nucleotide sequence above comes from Phragmites australis chromosome 4, lpPhrAust1.1, whole genome shotgun sequence. Encoded proteins:
- the LOC133915349 gene encoding probable xyloglucan glycosyltransferase 9 translates to MAPWSGLWGGKAGGEAYRGTPVVVKMENPNWSISEISSLEDDDEDLLAAGGRRKGGRTKNAKQIRWVLLLKAHRAAGCLASLASTAVALGGAARRRVAAGRTDAEAGVVTATGESPVLRSRFFAFIKAFLVVSVLLLAVELAAYFNGWNLAASALALPVIGLESLYASWLRFRATYVAPGLQFLTDTCVVLFLIQSADRLIQCLGCFYIHLKRIKPKPKSLALPDAEDPDAGYYPMVLVQIPMCNEKEVYQQSIAAVCNLDWPKSNFLVQVLDDSDDPMTQSLIREEVAKWQQHGARIVYRHRVLRDGYKAGNLKSAMSCSYVKDYEFVAIFDADFQPNPDFLKRTVPHFKDNDELGLVQARWSFVNEGENLLTRLQNINLCFHFEVEQQVNGVFINFFGFNGTAGVWRIKTLEDSGGWMERTTVEDMDIAVRAHLKGWKFVFLNDVECQCELPESYEAYRKQQHRWHSGPMQLFRLCLPDIIKCKIAFWKKANLIFLFFLLRKLILPFYSFTLFCIILPMTMFVPEAELPDWVVCYIPALMSLLNILPSPKSFPFIIPYLLFENTMSVTKFNAMISGLFQLGSAYEWVVTKKSGRSSEGDLISLAPKGLKHQKNSSAPNLDAVAKEQLAPKKDAKKHNRIYKKELALSMLLLTAAARSLLSKQGIHFYFLLFQGISFLLVGLDLIGEQIE